In Alcaligenes faecalis, the sequence TCGTCTGGACCGCGAAGCCCAAGCCACCGACCAGCGCGTGAAAATGCCTTACTGGCTTGAACTGTTCGAGCAGCGTGGCGGCAAGCTGATCATGGAAGATGTGGGCGTGGCCGAACTGGAACGCATCACCCAGGAATACGATCTGACCATGCTGGCTGCCGGTAAAGGCGAAGTGGTCAAACTGTTCGAGCGTGATGATCAGCGCTCCATGTACGACAAGCCCCAGCGTGCTCTGGCCCTGACCTACGTACACGGTCTGGAGCCTACGCCTGAATACTCGCGCGTGTCCTTTAACTTCATCCCCGGTGTGGGCGAATACTTTGTGTTCCCATCGCTGACCCTGTCCGGTCCTTGCGACATCATGGTGTTTGAAGGCGTGCCTGGTGGCCCATTGGATCGCTTCCGCGAGGCCAAGACCCCCGAAGCTCACCTGGAACAAAGCGTGTCCTTCCTGCGCGAATTCCTGCCTTGGGAAGCCGACCGCGCCCGCAATGTGGAACTGACTGACGCCCAGGGTTATCTGTCCGGCGCTTTCCCTCCCACGGTGCGCAAACCGGTACTGACACTGCCTTCGGGCCGCATGGTGCTGGGTCTGGGCGATGCCGTGGTCGTGAACGACCCCATTACCGGCCAGGGTTCCAACAATGCCGCCAAAGCCGCCCAAGTGTATCTGGACAGCATTTTGCAACGTGGTGAAGGCGCGTTTGACCGTAACTGGATGCAGGAAACGTTCGAGCGTTACTGGGATTACGCCAACCTGGTGGTGCGCTGGACCAACTCCATGTTGAAGCCGCCAACCGACTCCTCTTTTGCCTTGTTGACCTCGGCTCAGCAATCGCCTGCCCTGGCGCATTTCCTGGCCAACAGCTTTAACCACCCGCCGGTTCTGTTCCCGGCCTGGGAAGATCTGAATGCCGCCCAGGCATTGATCGAGAAGACTCGCAGCCAATCTGTGGCTGCCTGATAGATAGTATTCAAGGAGACGTATCATGACCCCCACCGCAACGCTGCAAGACTCCTCGTCCCAAACCGCTGCCCAGCGGCAGGCCGTGTCTGCCCAAGCGTTGGCAGCCGCTGACGCCAAACCCACACCGTCCAATCTGAATGTGGTCGATAGCCGTGCGTTTCGCCAGGCACTGGGCCATTTTCCAACGGGTGTGGCCATTGTCACGACTCGTTGTCCCGATGGCCGGGCGGTGGGTCTGACCATCAACTCCTTTACCTCCCTGTCGCTGGAGCCGCCTCTGGTGATGTGGAGCCTGGTGAATCACTCGCCCAGCCTGGAGATCTTTGAAAAATGCAGCCACTTTGCCATCAATGTGATTAGCCAGGAGCAAGTGCCTGTGGCTCTGGGTTTTGCCAATTCCCAGGTCAAGGACAAGTTCTCGCTGGTCTCGCATGTGGATGGTGAAGAAGGCGTGCCATTGCTGGACGATTGCGTGGCGACCTTTGTGTGCGAGAACTACCGTCAGCACGAAGGTGGTGACCACACTTTGTTTATTGGCCGTGTGGTGCGTCACACCACGCTGACCGAACACGAGCCTGCGGTGTTTCACCGTGGCCGTTTCGCCAACCTGACCACGCCTAGCGGAGACCGTTGAAATGAGTGACGCGCACAGCGCTGATGTAGTCATTGTCGGCAGCGGGATGAACTCCCTGACCTGCGCCGCCTTGTTGGCCCAACGGGGCTTGTCGGTGACAGTGCTGGAGCGCAATGCGGTTGCCGGGGGCTGTATCCGTACACAGGAGCTGTTCCCCGGTTTTACCCATGATGTTCTGTCCAGCTGGTATCCCCTGTTCATGGGCGGCGCGTCGTATGCCGCTCTGGCAGAGCCCTTGGCCAAAGCCGGTCTGGAGTTTGCCAAAGGCGAGTACAGCACGGGCTTGGCCATTCCCGGTGGCCCGTCGCTGGCCTTGCGCCAGGATATGGACGACACGGTGCGTCGTTTCAATGACTTGATGCCCGGCGAAGGCGATGCCTTGGGGGCCATGGCTGCCCGCATGTTTGGCCCGGATGCCGGTCTGGTATTTGGCCTGCTGGGTGGTGAGCCCTACCGCTGGCCCATGGCCAAGCTGGCTTTTGGTGCCTGGCGGGAACGGGGTTTGGACGGTTTGATGTCCTTTGGCTCGCAAGCGCTGGAAAGCTTCCGGCGCTGGGCCATGCGCGATCTGCGCAGCGATCTGGCCCGCGCCATGATTGCTCCCTGGGTGCTGCATAGCGGCCTGGGCCCGGACGAGGCCAGCTCGGCCCTGATCGGCAAGCTGACTTTCAGCGCCGTCGTCAGTGGCGGCATGCCGGTGGTCAAAGGCGGCAGTTACCAGATTGTGAAAGCCTTTACCCGCATTATTGAAGAAGCAGGTGGTGCGGTACTGACCAATTCCCATGTGGATCGCGTGCTGGTGGAAGGTAATAAAGCCACTGGAGTGTGTGTGGGTACGCAGCGCTATCTGGCCCGCCGTGCGGTGGTCTGCAATGTGACGCCCGGTCAGCTGTACGGCGACTTGTTGCCGGAAGTGGAGCCTGAACTGCTGAAGTCCGCTCAGGATTATCACTATGGCCGCGGTGGCATGCAGATTCACTTTGCCTTGAATTCCCCGCCCGACTGGGTGGACCCGGAACTGCGCCATGTACCGATGGTGCATGTGACGGAAAGCATGGAGCAGGTGTGTTCCTCTGTGGTGACGGCCAGCAATGGCTATCTGCCCGCCAAACCGACCTTGGCCGTGGGCCAGCCGGTGGCGGTGGATGTGACTCGCGCACCGGAAGGACACTGGATTCTATGGGTACAAATGCAGGAACTGCCGCGCCACATCAAAGGCGATGAGGCGGGCGAGATTCCTGTGCCGGCTGATGGTCGCTGGAACGAAGCCGTGCGCGAGGCCATGGCCGACCGCGTGCAGGCCCGTCTGGAAACCGTCATGCCCGGTTTGGCCGCCAAGATCATCGGGCGTCGTAGCGTCAGCCCGGCGGATCTGGAAGCCTTGAACATGAATCTGGTGGGGGGCGATCCGTATAGCGGAGTGTGCTCGCCGGATCAGTTCTTTTTCATGCGTCCTTTTGCAGGACACAAGAACGCGCGTAGCGGCACGACGCCCTGGCGCAATCTGCATCAAATTGGTGCGTCGGTGCATCCGGGCCCTGGCCTGGGTGGTCAATCCGGCTATCTGGCAGCCCAGCGTATCTTGAAGGGGTGAGAGGACGGGTGAGGCGGTCAGCTTAGTGCTGACCGCCGCGCACTCGTTGCAGGGTCTCGCTAGGCGTTTCGCCAAAGCGGCTGCGGTATTCGGCGCTGAAACGGCCCTGGTGTGCAAAGCCCCAGCGCATGGCCAGGTCGGCCAGCGTCAGATGAGGCTCGTTGGAATGGATCAGTTCGTGGCGCAGACGGTCCAGACGCACTTGGCGCAAGTACTGCATGGGGCTGACGCCGTAGTGGTCTCTGAAGGCTTGCTGCAAGGTGCGCGAGCTGACGCCCGCAATGGTGCTGAGTTCGTCCACCGTAACGGGCAAATGGGCCTGCTCATGCAAATGGCTGGCTACTTTCTTCAAGTGACGCGGCAAGATGCGGGTGGGGTTCAGGGCCTGAATCTGAGCCGGTGGGTGCAGATCCAGCAAGGTTGTCACCGCCAATTGCTCCAGCTGGTTGATAATCAGCGGCGAGCGCAAAATGTCTTCGTAGTTGCGTGCACAGTCCAGCACATAGCGCAGCATGATTTGCCAGGAAGGCTGGGTATGCGCCTCCAGGCGTACCGGAAACAGCAAACCTTGCGGGCCTACGTCCAGGCCCATGCCACGGGCAGCCTGTTCCACCAGATTGCGGTCTATCTTGAGCATTAATTGCTCATTATTGGCATGCCAGATCATATCCACGTCCTCGTTGGGATTCAGGATCGTGGCGGCGTAGGGGGTGGAGTCCACGGTTTGGCCACCGCAGCGAATTCTGGCGGTGCCATATTGGGGCATCTGGACCAGGTAGAAACCGGCCAAGTGGTCAGGTTGGATATGTACGTCGGCGCCATAGCCCAGGCGGCTCAAGGCGACCTGACCAAACTGGGCGTGTCGCAGCCGGGTTTGCAGGGTCTGGTCGGCACGTAGCTGCTTGAGCTGGTGCGACTTGAACATGTCGCTGACAGATTTGCGCACGTGTTCCAGGTCAGCAGAAGCTACACGTGCCCAGTGATCGGGCTTATTTTCCATGTTTCATGTGCCTAGATGGTTCTGAAAGGCAGGAAGGATACGTAAAACCTTGAGTTTCAACGGTTTGCAGCGGCTTTATTTTAGTTGTAAAGTATATCAGTGGGCCACCGGGATTTCCCGCAGTCCTGTTTAGTTTGTTTTGTTTATTAACAGAGAGAACCGTGCAGAAAGACTTTCACTTCTACGAACCCACACAAGGCCATGGACTGCGCCACGACCCGATCAGTTCTATTGTGGGCCCTCGTGTAATTGGCTGGATCGGTACCAAAAGCACGGAAGGCGTGCTGAACCTGGCCCCGTACAGTTTCTGCAACGTGTTCAACTACCGCCCGCCTGTCATCGCTTTTTCCAGCGTGGGCTACAAAGACAGCGTGCGCAACGCAATTGAAACCGGCGTCTTTACCTGGAACCTGGCAACGCGTGATCTGGCCGAGCCCATGAACATGACCAGCCTGGAGCAAGACGTGCGCGAGTTTGAAGTCGCGGGCCTGACGCCTGTGGATTCCCGCCTGATTGATGCCCCCCGCGTGGGCGAGAGCCATGCCTCGCTGGAGTGCAAGGTCACGACGCACTTTCAGCTGAAAGACTCGGAAGGCAAGGATCTGAACACCTGGATGGTGCTGGGTGAAGTGGTGGGTGTGCATGTGTCGCCCAACAGCATCGTGGACGGCATTTACCGTACCGCGATCCCACGTCCGATTCTGCGTGGTGGTGGCCCTGGCGATTACTTTGAAATTACGGACCTGGCCTTGTTTGATATGCCACGTCCCAAGTCCTGATAGCAGGGCGACGTAGTCTGGGGGCGGTGATTGGCGGCCCCTGTGAGTTGTTTTGAGGTGACTACGCATTAGCTGGACATGACAACGGCGCCGAAAGGCGCCGTTTGCTTTATGTCTGCTCAGGGAGTGGCCGCAGTTTTGGACTGTTTTGCCATTGCTCGGTGACGGGTCGATCCGATCGACCCAAGGGGCAGATAGCCAGTCACAGACCCATCAATGCGCATTGCGCGCCGTAGGCGAGCATCTTAGCCCTTGGACGAACCGCCCGCTGCCAGGAATTGCGCCAGACGGGGGCTGCGCGGCGACACCAGCACTTCTTCTGGTGGGCCTTCTTCTTCGATCTGGCCTTCGTGCAGATACACCACCTTGCTTGATACGTTCCGTGCAAAGCTCATTTCGTGCGTAACGACCACCATCGTGCGCCCTTCTTCGGCCAAATTTTGCATAACGCGCAGAACTTCGCCCACACGTTCCGGGTCCAGCGCCGAGGTCGGTTCGTCAAACAGCATCACTTCAGGTTCCAGTGCCAGCGCACGGGCAATGGCCACACGCTGCTGCTGGCCGCCGGACAGGAAGGCCGGATATTGCTTGGCCAGATCGCGCGACAGGCCCACCTTGTCCAGATACAGTTCCGCCTTGGCTATGGCCTGGGCCTTGTCCATGCCCTGTACATGAATGGGCGTGGCGGTAATGTTTTCCAGCACGGTCATGTGCGACCACAGATTGAAGTGCTGAAATACCATCGCCAGACTGGTGCGCAGGCGCTTGAGCTGTTGTTTATCTACCGCAACCAGCTCATCCGTTTTGGGGTCCAGACGGGTTTTCAGTTCCTCGCCCTTGATGACGATACGGCCGGAATTGGGTGTTTCCAGGAAGTTGATGCAACGCAGAAACGTACTTTTACCCGAACCACTGGAACCGATCAGGCTGATGACATCGCCCGGCTCTGCGCTGAGAGAGACTCCCTTGAGGACCTCCAGGGAGCCATAGCGTTTGTGAATATTCTCGATGAGCAGGTTGGGCATGGAAAACGGTATCGTATTGAAAATAAAAAAGACCGGTGCGACGCGGCAGAGGGGATTACAGCACAGACTGGCCGTCAGGCAAATCATTGAGCCTGTGGTTTTCCCGTACAAATCTGTGGGTCTAAACGGATTTGCGCGCATTTCTGGGTTTATGATGCAGTCTTTCCCGCAGCCCTGATCGGGCTAAGGGCGCAGCGCAAGCCGCGTTTTAGCCAAGCTTAGGTGTCCGTTTTAGGGGACCTGTTTCTAGAGAGTGTTGTCATGAAAAAAGTGGTCCGTGCCAAGCTGCATGGTATCAAGGTGACCGGTGCCGACTTGAACTATCACGGGTCGATCACCCTGGATCCGGAAATCTGCGAACAAGCGGGCATTTTACCCATGGAGTTTGTGGAAATCTGGAATAAGGACAGTGGTGCCCGTATTTCTACCTACGTGATCTTCGGTGAACCCGGTTCGCGCTGCGTGGTTCTGAACGGCGCGGCCGCTCGTACCTGTCAAAAGGGCGACACCGTCATCATCTGCGCAACCGAATACGTGATGAACTCCGAAGACCTGTATTCCCTGCGCCCTACCGTGCTGACCTTCACGCCTGAAAACGAAGTGGACGAAGTCATGCACTATGAAGTGGCCAAGACGGCCCAGCGCGATTACGACTTCCGCGTGGTACGCGACGACCGCCCTCGCGGTGCCGAGCGCCCACTGGCCCGTGTCGACGTGGACGCCCTGTCCGCTGACCTGCGCTCCCGTGGTCTGGATGATCGTGCCATTGCCGACATTCTGTCCTGCCATTTGGCCGATTTCGCACCTGCGAACCAGAACTGATTGTTCTTCACCGGGCCGCAACAGGCCCGATGATGGCTATATTGAAAAACGCTGTGTTCACTGCCTCAGGCAGCAAGCACAGCGTTTTTTTATTCAGTCAGTTTGTGGCCAAATTACATCTGGTACACAAGCCTGAATATGGCATTGAGCACAGCGCCATAGCGCACAGGGTGCCGTCAGACCGCAAGGTACCCAGAGCGCTGAGATAAGAGCGCTTGAGTACCTTGTTCATGTTTGCGTTAGTACTGGGCGCGCAGCGTCAGCATGACGTTGCGTGGGTCGCCGTAGTAGTTGTAGGCACGTTCGTGGGCAATGTAACGGTAGTAGTTCTTGTCGAACAGGTTGTTCACGTTAAGGGTGGCTGAAACCTTGGGCGTGAAGTCGTAGCGCACCATCAGATCGGCCACGGCGTAAGGATTCTGCTCGATACGGATCGTGCCAGCCGTGTTCTCGTACAGGAATTTGGTCTGCCACGTGAAGCCACCACCCACCGTCCACTGGCGCAGCGAGCCTGGCAGGCGGTACGAGGTAAAGAGCTTGAACATATGTTCAGGCGTGCGGGTGTTGAAAGGCTTGCCTTGGTTGGCCGCATCCTTCACGTACTTGGTGGTGTTGTACGTATAGCCAGCCGTCAGATTCCAGCCTGGGGCCAGTTCACCTGTCAATTCCGCCTCAATCCCTTCGCTGCGCACTTTGCCTGCGGCAATCGAGCAGTAGTCGCTGGTGGTGTAGGGGCACGGTTTGGGGCCGTCCAGATCGGTCTGGGCGCGGTTGGTTTCTTCGATACGGAAGGCTGCCAGCGAAGCCTGCACGCGGCCGTCCTGGAATTCACCCTTGATACCCGCCTCGTAGTTGGCACCCACGATAGGCTTGAGCAGCGAGCCGTTGCGGTCGATGGCGTTCTGTGGACGGAACACGTCGGTGTAACTGGCGTACAGCGAGTAGGTGTCGTTCAGATCGAATATCAGACCGGCGTACGGTGTGAACTCGCCACTGACCTTATAGCTCGAGGAGGCCGTGTTCGCGCCCGTGAGCAGGTTGGTGCTGTCGCTGGTGTAGTCCCACCAGCTCCAACGACCACCCACGATCAGGGTGAGCGGATCGGCAAGGCTCAGACGAGCGGCGGTATAGATGCCTGACTGCTTGGTGGTGGTGGCGGTGCGCGATTCATAGCGCCCAATGTTCGGCGGTGGCAACGAGGTGGGGTCCCAGTTAAAGACATCGGGTCGGATGCTGGCGTATTCACGCAGCGGCACCTGATCGGTCTCGGTGGGGTTGCGGCGCATGTTCGCACCGACTACCAGCTCATGCTTGCGGCCCAGCAAGGAGAATGGGCCCGAGGCGTACAGGTCCATGCTGGTCTGGGTGCGGTTCAGGCTGCTGGCGCGGGCGTAGTTCAGGAGTGGGCCCTGGTGCGTGTTGCGGTCCACGCCCGCGCCCGAGGCGGACAGAAACACCGTGTCTACGTCGTAGTGCTGGCGGTTGGCCGACAGCTTGGTCTGCCAGCCGTTGTCCATTTCCCAGGTCAGATCACCGAATATGGTGGTGCTGCGAGTGGCGCGGTGGTTCCAGTCGGCACCCAGGTAAGTGCTGCGTGGCAGCTCCAGATCGCCACCATCGTCAAAAAAGACGACGCCAGTGCC encodes:
- the panD gene encoding aspartate 1-decarboxylase, which codes for MKKVVRAKLHGIKVTGADLNYHGSITLDPEICEQAGILPMEFVEIWNKDSGARISTYVIFGEPGSRCVVLNGAAARTCQKGDTVIICATEYVMNSEDLYSLRPTVLTFTPENEVDEVMHYEVAKTAQRDYDFRVVRDDRPRGAERPLARVDVDALSADLRSRGLDDRAIADILSCHLADFAPANQN
- a CDS encoding phytoene desaturase family protein, producing the protein MSDAHSADVVIVGSGMNSLTCAALLAQRGLSVTVLERNAVAGGCIRTQELFPGFTHDVLSSWYPLFMGGASYAALAEPLAKAGLEFAKGEYSTGLAIPGGPSLALRQDMDDTVRRFNDLMPGEGDALGAMAARMFGPDAGLVFGLLGGEPYRWPMAKLAFGAWRERGLDGLMSFGSQALESFRRWAMRDLRSDLARAMIAPWVLHSGLGPDEASSALIGKLTFSAVVSGGMPVVKGGSYQIVKAFTRIIEEAGGAVLTNSHVDRVLVEGNKATGVCVGTQRYLARRAVVCNVTPGQLYGDLLPEVEPELLKSAQDYHYGRGGMQIHFALNSPPDWVDPELRHVPMVHVTESMEQVCSSVVTASNGYLPAKPTLAVGQPVAVDVTRAPEGHWILWVQMQELPRHIKGDEAGEIPVPADGRWNEAVREAMADRVQARLETVMPGLAAKIIGRRSVSPADLEALNMNLVGGDPYSGVCSPDQFFFMRPFAGHKNARSGTTPWRNLHQIGASVHPGPGLGGQSGYLAAQRILKG
- a CDS encoding TonB-dependent siderophore receptor gives rise to the protein MSGYSQPVARRAAPSGAMHFFRPGFKLHPLACVLQLALVSGALSLTSWHPQAHAQTINRASTQQQSYRIPAGPLSTALARFASASGVLVAGAGELAKDRNSPGVSGTLSPQAALDALLAGTGLTAVASSDGSYHLRQVPEAPAGDVTQLGTVTVRGQLDPRTEGTGSYTNASASSATRLNLSARETPQSVSVITRQRLDDQGLLTLNDALKQATGVKVQEGEVLGTTYQIRGFSLDTAQLDGVPVSLGAGGSEAAADMAIYDRVEVVHGAAGLLQGAGNPGGTLNLVRKQPTREFTASGSAMAGSWNSYRVEADVSGPLNKSGDLRGRVVAVHDDRDSFVDHVKERKEVLYGVLQYDFTPSITATVGVDHQRTKGTPNGTGVVFFDDGGDLELPRSTYLGADWNHRATRSTTIFGDLTWEMDNGWQTKLSANRQHYDVDTVFLSASGAGVDRNTHQGPLLNYARASSLNRTQTSMDLYASGPFSLLGRKHELVVGANMRRNPTETDQVPLREYASIRPDVFNWDPTSLPPPNIGRYESRTATTTKQSGIYTAARLSLADPLTLIVGGRWSWWDYTSDSTNLLTGANTASSSYKVSGEFTPYAGLIFDLNDTYSLYASYTDVFRPQNAIDRNGSLLKPIVGANYEAGIKGEFQDGRVQASLAAFRIEETNRAQTDLDGPKPCPYTTSDYCSIAAGKVRSEGIEAELTGELAPGWNLTAGYTYNTTKYVKDAANQGKPFNTRTPEHMFKLFTSYRLPGSLRQWTVGGGFTWQTKFLYENTAGTIRIEQNPYAVADLMVRYDFTPKVSATLNVNNLFDKNYYRYIAHERAYNYYGDPRNVMLTLRAQY
- a CDS encoding ABC transporter ATP-binding protein, translating into MPNLLIENIHKRYGSLEVLKGVSLSAEPGDVISLIGSSGSGKSTFLRCINFLETPNSGRIVIKGEELKTRLDPKTDELVAVDKQQLKRLRTSLAMVFQHFNLWSHMTVLENITATPIHVQGMDKAQAIAKAELYLDKVGLSRDLAKQYPAFLSGGQQQRVAIARALALEPEVMLFDEPTSALDPERVGEVLRVMQNLAEEGRTMVVVTHEMSFARNVSSKVVYLHEGQIEEEGPPEEVLVSPRSPRLAQFLAAGGSSKG
- a CDS encoding styrene monooxygenase/indole monooxygenase family protein; the protein is MRKVAIVGAGQAGMPVAFGLLAQGYEVAVFTNRSPDDVRGGRVMSSQCMFAEALDVERRLGLNFWDDECPPVQGIGFALPNPDQPDTKAVDWSGRLDREAQATDQRVKMPYWLELFEQRGGKLIMEDVGVAELERITQEYDLTMLAAGKGEVVKLFERDDQRSMYDKPQRALALTYVHGLEPTPEYSRVSFNFIPGVGEYFVFPSLTLSGPCDIMVFEGVPGGPLDRFREAKTPEAHLEQSVSFLREFLPWEADRARNVELTDAQGYLSGAFPPTVRKPVLTLPSGRMVLGLGDAVVVNDPITGQGSNNAAKAAQVYLDSILQRGEGAFDRNWMQETFERYWDYANLVVRWTNSMLKPPTDSSFALLTSAQQSPALAHFLANSFNHPPVLFPAWEDLNAAQALIEKTRSQSVAA
- a CDS encoding AraC family transcriptional regulator, producing the protein MENKPDHWARVASADLEHVRKSVSDMFKSHQLKQLRADQTLQTRLRHAQFGQVALSRLGYGADVHIQPDHLAGFYLVQMPQYGTARIRCGGQTVDSTPYAATILNPNEDVDMIWHANNEQLMLKIDRNLVEQAARGMGLDVGPQGLLFPVRLEAHTQPSWQIMLRYVLDCARNYEDILRSPLIINQLEQLAVTTLLDLHPPAQIQALNPTRILPRHLKKVASHLHEQAHLPVTVDELSTIAGVSSRTLQQAFRDHYGVSPMQYLRQVRLDRLRHELIHSNEPHLTLADLAMRWGFAHQGRFSAEYRSRFGETPSETLQRVRGGQH
- a CDS encoding flavin reductase family protein encodes the protein MQKDFHFYEPTQGHGLRHDPISSIVGPRVIGWIGTKSTEGVLNLAPYSFCNVFNYRPPVIAFSSVGYKDSVRNAIETGVFTWNLATRDLAEPMNMTSLEQDVREFEVAGLTPVDSRLIDAPRVGESHASLECKVTTHFQLKDSEGKDLNTWMVLGEVVGVHVSPNSIVDGIYRTAIPRPILRGGGPGDYFEITDLALFDMPRPKS
- a CDS encoding flavin reductase family protein, translated to MTPTATLQDSSSQTAAQRQAVSAQALAAADAKPTPSNLNVVDSRAFRQALGHFPTGVAIVTTRCPDGRAVGLTINSFTSLSLEPPLVMWSLVNHSPSLEIFEKCSHFAINVISQEQVPVALGFANSQVKDKFSLVSHVDGEEGVPLLDDCVATFVCENYRQHEGGDHTLFIGRVVRHTTLTEHEPAVFHRGRFANLTTPSGDR